From one Musa acuminata AAA Group cultivar baxijiao chromosome BXJ2-6, Cavendish_Baxijiao_AAA, whole genome shotgun sequence genomic stretch:
- the LOC135614508 gene encoding mitogen-activated protein kinase kinase kinase 18-like has protein sequence MGSGEHRLTSASTRGAENRARSSFHASVAVRVGVALAFGQPWTRSFFASYINHLPAFQVIHLPLFSLFLSGACVGALTMGISGWRRGRIIGRGTSATVSLATSVSSGDVFAVKSSELSRSWLLQREQRILSALDSPFVVSYFGFDVAAQTPGAGLCYNIFMEYAPRGSLSDEIRKQGGRLDELAIRSYACDILGGLAYLHSNGVFHCDLKSQNVLICSGGRAKVADFGCARSAEEEDEDERGWMRGTPMFMAPEVARGEEQSAPADIWALGCTVIEMATGRPPWPLVSDALSALHQIAFSTDVPEFPRWISEEGRDFLSRCLRRDPLKRWTAEQLLQHPFVAASRVANPPPKSDWISPKSTLDQTFLRSLSDDDDDDQVLDQTEEDPFERMQSLIGDAAPNWTWDETWATVRSNGGFPVTESITEDGRSTNPIADSSEQLMLSTNPMETRHVGGNRSSDHNLSETSVLPIEEGRILKCKTENCTFENANFSLMNNKERTRAPFGHRTPIFPSVMSNSELRINAQLQLLSH, from the coding sequence ATGGGGTCAGGGGAGCACCGATTGACTTCGGCTTCGACACGTGGAGCGGAAAACCGGGCGAGGTCGTCCTTCCACGCGAGCGTGGCCGTCCGCGTCGGGGTAGCGTTGGCTTTTGGGCAACCATGGACGAGATCCTTCTTTGCTTCTTATATCAACCACCTCCCGGCGTTCCAAGTCATCCACCtgcctcttttctctctcttcctctctggGGCTTGTGTTGGAGCTCTAACGATGGGGATCAGCGGGTGGCGCCGTGGGCGGATCATTGGCCGGGGGACCTCCGCTACCGTCTCGCTCGCCACCTCGGTGTCCTCGGGCGACGTCTTCGCGGTCAAGTCGTCGGAGCTCTCTCGCTCTTGGCTCCTGCAGAGGGAGCAGAGGATCCTCTCCGCGCTCGATTCGCCGTTCGTCGTCTCTTATTTTGGTTTCGACGTCGCCGCCCAGACGCCAGGAGCAGGTCTCTGCTATAATATTTTCATGGAGTACGCTCCCCGGGGCTCGCTGTCCGACGAGATCAGGAAGCAGGGCGGTCGGCTTGACGAGCTCGCCATCCGATCCTACGCATGCGACATCCTCGGCGGGCTGGCCTACCTGCATTCCAACGGCGTCTTCCATTGTGATCTGAAGAGCCAGAACGTCTTGATATGCTCCGGTGGGCGGGCCAAGGTTGCGGACTTTGGGTGCGCGCGGAGCGCAgaagaggaggacgaggacgagaGGGGATGGATGAGGGGCACGCCGATGTTCATGGCGCCGGAGGTCGCGCGGGGGGAAGAGCAGAGCGCGCCAGCTGATATCTGGGCCCTGGGATGCACCGTCATCGAGATGGCCACCGGACGACCCCCATGGCCGCTCGTCTCGGACGCCCTTAGCGCTCTCCACCAGATCGCCTTCTCCACCGACGTGCCTGAGTTCCCGCGATGGATCTCCGAGGAGGGAAGGGACTTCTTGAGCAGGTGCTTGAGGAGGGATCCCCTGAAGCGGTGGACGGCGGAGCAGCTGCTCCAACACCCGTTCGTTGCCGCGTCTCGTGTCGCCAATCCTCCACCGAAATCCGACTGGATTTCTCCTAAAAGCACTCTCGATCAGACCTTCTTGCGGTCGCtctccgacgacgacgacgacgaccaggTCCTGGACCAAACAGAGGAGGACCCATTCGAGAGGATGCAGAGCTTAATCGGAGACGCTGCTCCCAACTGGACGTGGGATGAGACCTGGGCGACGGTGCGAAGTAATGGCGGCTTTCCGGTGACCGAATCCATCACCGAAGACGGGAGATCAACAAATCCAATCGCGGATAGCAGCGAACAACTCATGCTCAGCACGAACCCCATGGAGACACGGCATGTCGGTGGCAACAGATCAAGCGACCATAACTTATCTGAAACTAGTGTTCTTCCAATAGAGGAGGGACGCATCCTCAAATGTAAAACAGAGAATTGTACATTCGAGAATGCCAACTTTTCCTTGATGAACAACAAGGAACGCACTCGAGCTCCTTTTGGCCATCGAACTCCAATCTTTCCATCTGTGATGTCCAATTCCGAGCTACGGATTAATGCGCAGCTACAGCTCCTTAGTCACTAG